One segment of Paenibacillus rhizovicinus DNA contains the following:
- a CDS encoding RicAFT regulatory complex protein RicA family protein — MANEQTTKNEHDHDKGASCGVPKFNTEDIIVRADIMAKTKELASMIFTSEEVQQFQRAEKQIQGNERIQGLIAQIKKKQKEIVAFETTFKNADMAAKIEKEIEVLQDELDGIPIITEFQQSQADINYLLQTIVSVIRDTVADKITIEDAQVEEPEECM, encoded by the coding sequence ATGGCAAACGAACAAACGACGAAAAATGAGCATGATCACGATAAAGGCGCGAGCTGCGGCGTGCCGAAATTCAATACGGAGGACATCATCGTTCGCGCGGACATCATGGCGAAAACGAAAGAACTTGCGAGCATGATCTTCACGTCCGAGGAAGTACAGCAGTTCCAACGCGCGGAGAAGCAAATCCAAGGCAATGAACGCATTCAAGGCCTGATCGCCCAAATCAAGAAAAAGCAGAAGGAAATCGTCGCGTTCGAGACGACGTTCAAGAACGCCGACATGGCGGCCAAGATCGAGAAGGAAATCGAAGTGCTGCAAGACGAGCTGGACGGCATTCCGATCATTACGGAATTTCAGCAAAGCCAAGCGGACATCAACTACTTGCTGCAAACGATCGTTTCCGTCATTCGGGACACGGTCGCCGATAAAATTACCATCGAGGATGCACAGGTAGAAGAGCCGGAAGAGTGCATGTAA
- a CDS encoding MFS transporter, giving the protein MSAVEKARDQAPLIQTTRSDHILFVVVTLLYWSTLYVYVPILSPFMKSGGYADVLIGIVLGSYGFVQMLVRFPLGLLSDKLHKRKPFLMLGMITGMLSCLLFMIPGSWLWPLAGRMMSGVCASAWVAFTVLYAAYFASSDATKAMSNISFMTVSGQLIGMVLSGWLADTYGWNAAFMAGVILGIFGLVLAFAVKEPKEGVTRSPISLSHLREVVRTPSLRQVSTLSILAHCVLFITMFGFTPLKATSLGASDGQLTLIVIAFMVPHGLASLLTGRWLVPRFGTWNVIGTAYLLSGIFTVAIAFAPNLGVLAVTQVLNGFAQGMHLPILLGLAIQPFESSKRATAMGFYQAIYSIGMFAGPFLAGFINDMFGRDYGFVLGGAFALTALLLTLVWKRSSSRSAASAA; this is encoded by the coding sequence TTGTCCGCTGTAGAGAAAGCCCGCGATCAGGCACCTTTGATTCAAACGACCCGGTCGGACCATATCCTGTTCGTCGTCGTTACGCTGCTTTACTGGTCTACGCTCTATGTCTATGTACCGATCTTATCTCCATTTATGAAAAGCGGCGGCTACGCCGATGTCCTGATCGGCATCGTCCTCGGCAGCTATGGATTCGTTCAAATGCTCGTGCGGTTTCCGCTCGGCTTGCTGTCAGATAAGCTGCATAAGCGAAAACCGTTCCTGATGCTCGGCATGATCACAGGCATGCTCAGCTGTCTCCTCTTCATGATTCCCGGCTCCTGGCTGTGGCCGCTTGCCGGACGCATGATGTCCGGCGTCTGCGCCTCCGCATGGGTCGCATTCACCGTGCTGTACGCCGCTTATTTCGCCTCTTCCGATGCGACGAAAGCGATGAGCAATATCAGCTTCATGACCGTCTCCGGCCAGCTGATCGGCATGGTCTTAAGCGGATGGCTCGCCGATACGTACGGCTGGAACGCAGCATTTATGGCAGGCGTTATACTAGGCATATTCGGATTAGTACTCGCGTTCGCCGTCAAGGAACCGAAGGAAGGCGTCACGCGCTCGCCGATTTCGCTGAGCCATCTCAGGGAAGTCGTCCGAACGCCGTCCCTGCGGCAAGTGTCGACGCTGTCCATCCTCGCCCATTGCGTCCTGTTTATCACGATGTTCGGCTTTACGCCGCTCAAGGCGACATCGCTCGGCGCATCGGACGGTCAGCTCACGCTCATCGTCATCGCGTTCATGGTGCCGCACGGACTCGCTTCGCTCCTTACCGGCCGCTGGCTCGTGCCGAGGTTCGGGACATGGAACGTCATCGGTACCGCTTATTTGCTCAGCGGCATCTTCACGGTCGCAATCGCTTTCGCTCCGAACCTGGGCGTGCTCGCCGTCACGCAAGTGCTGAACGGCTTCGCGCAGGGCATGCATCTGCCGATCTTGCTGGGTCTTGCCATCCAGCCGTTCGAGTCATCGAAACGGGCGACGGCCATGGGTTTCTACCAAGCGATCTATTCCATCGGCATGTTCGCCGGTCCGTTCCTGGCCGGCTTCATCAACGATATGTTCGGAAGAGACTACGGCTTCGTCCTCGGCGGCGCATTCGCCCTGACCGCGCTGCTGCTGACGCTCGTATGGAAACGCAGCAGCAGCCGTTCAGCAGCGTCTGCCGCTTAA